A single genomic interval of Nonomuraea rubra harbors:
- a CDS encoding putative glycolipid-binding domain-containing protein codes for MSFAPLPETAAWRHHTARAGFEVAYFGPPRAEGRLQAEDPLQAEDPLQAEGLLRVEGCTTAVEGGITWVVDYAIDLDAGWVTRRARITSRSAAGTRSTLLECDGAGGWRIDGMPAPHLHGCLDVDLEASAMTNTFPVHRLGLEPGAGSPAPAAYVRAPDLGVERLDQQYARAGGRDYDYAAPVFGVECRLAFDEYGLVLDYPGLATREA; via the coding sequence ATGAGCTTCGCACCCCTGCCGGAGACGGCCGCCTGGCGGCACCACACGGCCCGCGCGGGCTTCGAGGTGGCCTACTTCGGCCCGCCCCGGGCCGAGGGCCGGCTCCAAGCCGAGGACCCGCTCCAGGCCGAGGACCCGCTCCAGGCCGAGGGCCTGCTCCGGGTCGAGGGGTGCACGACGGCGGTCGAGGGCGGCATCACCTGGGTGGTCGACTACGCGATCGACCTGGACGCCGGCTGGGTCACCCGCCGCGCCAGGATCACCAGCCGCTCGGCGGCGGGCACCCGTTCCACGCTGCTGGAGTGCGACGGCGCGGGCGGCTGGCGGATCGACGGCATGCCGGCCCCGCACCTGCACGGCTGCCTGGACGTGGACCTGGAGGCGTCGGCGATGACCAACACGTTCCCGGTGCACCGGCTCGGCCTGGAGCCGGGCGCCGGATCGCCCGCGCCGGCGGCCTACGTCCGCGCGCCCGACCTGGGCGTGGAGCGGCTCGACCAGCAGTACGCGCGCGCCGGAGGCAGGGACTACGACTATGCGGCGCCGGTCTTCGGGGTGGAGTGCAGGCTGGCGTTCGACGAGTACGGGCTGGTGCTCGACTACCCCGGCCTGGCCACCAGGGAGGCTTGA
- a CDS encoding RNA polymerase sigma factor gives MPETEADDAEVIRRARSDPAAFSALFDRHAPALHRYVVRRLGDELADDVVAETFLAAFRRLGHYDTAHRDARPWLYGIAANLIGKHRRAEIRAYRALARTGVDDVAESYADRVESRVAAGAAQRELAAALARLSPEDREVLLMIAWADLSYEETATALGIPVGTVRSRLHRARKKTRAALGGADPTAVADDEGRAGHGR, from the coding sequence GTGCCGGAGACAGAGGCTGACGACGCGGAGGTGATCAGGCGTGCCCGCAGCGATCCCGCGGCCTTCTCGGCGCTGTTCGACCGGCACGCCCCCGCCCTCCACCGGTACGTGGTGCGGCGGCTGGGGGACGAGCTGGCCGATGACGTGGTGGCGGAGACGTTCCTGGCCGCGTTCCGGCGGCTCGGCCACTACGACACCGCGCACCGCGACGCCAGGCCCTGGCTGTACGGCATCGCCGCGAACCTCATCGGCAAGCACCGCCGCGCGGAGATCAGGGCGTACCGGGCGCTGGCCAGGACCGGCGTGGACGACGTCGCCGAGAGCTACGCCGATCGGGTGGAGTCCCGCGTGGCGGCCGGGGCCGCGCAACGGGAGCTGGCGGCGGCGCTGGCGCGGCTGTCGCCGGAGGACCGCGAGGTGCTGCTGATGATCGCCTGGGCCGACCTCTCCTACGAGGAGACGGCCACGGCGCTGGGCATCCCGGTCGGGACGGTGCGCTCGCGCCTGCACCGGGCCAGGAAGAAGACCCGGGCGGCGCTGGGCGGCGCCGATCCGACAGCCGTTGCGGACGACGAAGGAAGGGCCGGCCATGGACGATGA
- a CDS encoding gas vesicle protein, with amino-acid sequence MRRDVVACEQLPPERVALVDLLDRLLAGGVVVTGDLVLSIADIDLVHISLRTVLSSVDEYGGIL; translated from the coding sequence ATGAGACGCGACGTGGTGGCCTGCGAGCAGTTGCCGCCCGAACGTGTGGCCCTCGTGGACCTCCTGGACCGGCTGCTGGCGGGCGGCGTCGTGGTGACCGGCGACCTGGTGCTGTCGATCGCCGACATCGATCTCGTGCACATCTCGCTGCGCACGGTGCTCTCGTCGGTGGACGAGTACGGAGGGATCCTCTAG
- the gvpJ gene encoding gas vesicle protein GvpJ: MTSVQPAAAGQVGGRGGPTGLADVIDSILDKGLVIDAYVRVSLVGIEILTIDARVVVASVDTYLRFAEAANRLDMSKSEKGLPDVIKDAKGAPSQDTTKEVIQGVVESAGDALHELTEKKRDPAAEAERAAERPEMTVERESGPPKRKIRPKREEG, encoded by the coding sequence ATGACATCTGTGCAACCGGCGGCAGCCGGTCAAGTGGGCGGACGGGGCGGTCCCACGGGCCTGGCCGACGTGATCGACTCGATCCTGGACAAGGGCCTCGTGATCGACGCCTACGTCCGGGTGTCTCTCGTGGGGATCGAGATCCTTACCATCGATGCCCGCGTCGTCGTGGCCAGCGTCGACACCTACCTGCGTTTCGCCGAGGCAGCCAACAGGCTCGACATGAGCAAGAGCGAGAAGGGCCTGCCCGACGTCATCAAGGACGCCAAGGGCGCCCCGAGCCAGGACACCACCAAGGAGGTCATCCAGGGCGTGGTGGAGAGCGCGGGCGACGCGCTGCACGAGCTTACGGAGAAGAAGCGTGACCCCGCGGCCGAAGCCGAGCGTGCCGCCGAGCGGCCGGAGATGACGGTGGAGCGCGAGTCCGGGCCGCCCAAGCGGAAGATCCGGCCGAAGCGAGAGGAAGGGTGA
- a CDS encoding LacI family DNA-binding transcriptional regulator yields MSGRTVTIAQVAKHAGVAVSTVSYVLSGKRTISADTRRRVLDSISALGYHPNAGARALASKRSNVIALVLPLRAGMHVPVLMRFASAVVTAARRFDHDVLLLTADEGTEGIRRVAASALVDALVLMDVELDDRRVPLLRELAEPSVLIGFPAEPAGLTCVDLDFAAAGARCVEHLAERGHEEIALLGAPSVVYDRGTGFATRTREGFVEALDGHGLKGIALPCEETFDEVYETVRDLLLDRPGLSGLVVHNEAAVSHVLAALRQLGRRVPDDVAVVAICPDDVAERAGPPLTSVLIPAEEVGREAVRLVMEKLEGRTVPDSTLLTPLLAVRAST; encoded by the coding sequence TTGAGCGGGCGCACGGTCACGATCGCCCAGGTCGCCAAGCACGCGGGCGTGGCCGTGAGCACGGTCTCGTACGTGCTCAGCGGCAAGCGGACGATCTCGGCCGACACCAGGCGGCGGGTGCTCGACAGCATCAGCGCGCTCGGCTACCACCCCAACGCGGGCGCCCGCGCCCTGGCCAGCAAGCGCTCGAACGTGATCGCGCTGGTGCTGCCGCTGCGCGCGGGCATGCACGTGCCGGTGCTGATGCGCTTCGCCAGCGCGGTCGTCACGGCCGCCCGCCGCTTCGACCACGACGTGCTGCTGCTGACCGCCGACGAGGGCACGGAGGGCATCCGCCGGGTGGCCGCCAGCGCGCTGGTGGACGCGCTGGTGCTGATGGACGTGGAGCTGGACGACCGCAGGGTGCCGCTGCTGCGCGAGCTGGCCGAGCCGAGCGTGCTCATCGGCTTTCCCGCCGAGCCGGCCGGGCTGACCTGCGTGGACCTCGACTTCGCCGCCGCGGGCGCGCGCTGCGTCGAGCACCTGGCCGAACGGGGGCACGAGGAGATCGCGCTGCTCGGGGCCCCTTCGGTGGTGTACGACCGGGGCACCGGCTTCGCCACCCGGACCCGGGAGGGGTTCGTGGAGGCGCTGGACGGGCACGGGCTCAAGGGGATAGCGCTGCCCTGCGAGGAGACGTTCGACGAGGTGTACGAGACGGTGCGCGACCTGCTGCTCGACCGCCCGGGCCTGTCCGGCCTCGTCGTGCACAACGAGGCCGCGGTGAGCCACGTGCTGGCCGCGCTGCGCCAGCTCGGCCGCCGGGTGCCGGACGACGTGGCGGTGGTGGCGATCTGCCCCGACGACGTGGCCGAGCGGGCCGGCCCGCCGCTCACGTCCGTGTTGATCCCGGCCGAGGAGGTGGGCAGGGAGGCGGTCCGGCTGGTGATGGAGAAGCTGGAGGGCCGTACGGTGCCCGACTCCACCCTCCTGACGCCCCTCCTGGCCGTCCGCGCCAGCACCTGA
- the gvpO gene encoding gas vesicle protein GvpO, which yields MATREQTETEELNAVTAGAVGLRHIAELTTKEVEGITSVQPAEEGWLVNIEIIEDRRIPSSGDILAIYQAQIDEEGRLLSYRRLRRYKRSNADTGEAL from the coding sequence GTGGCCACCAGGGAACAGACAGAAACGGAAGAGCTGAACGCCGTGACGGCCGGCGCGGTCGGCCTGCGTCACATCGCCGAGCTCACCACGAAGGAGGTCGAGGGCATCACCTCGGTGCAACCGGCCGAAGAAGGCTGGCTGGTCAACATCGAGATCATCGAGGACCGGCGAATCCCCTCATCCGGCGACATCCTCGCCATTTACCAGGCTCAGATCGATGAGGAGGGAAGATTGCTGTCCTATCGGAGGCTACGACGGTACAAGCGGTCGAACGCTGACACGGGCGAGGCGTTGTGA
- a CDS encoding CU044_5270 family protein: MDDDLTLLRELRADAPSPDAERLRSLRARVLEPRGRASRGRASRGRALRGRAARPGRWRPGFWLAPSALAVTTAVAAVLVVVTAGGDRVPGVVTAERTTQIDTPRAVLLRAALMAERRQAGGTPRDDQWMYRMVTVQQPGDARRTVQEYWTRYDGTEQAFREDEGPMERHRIEPDPDDDDLTPKQYAARLAALPTEPGKLLAHVRADRHWQTRPAEKGEERLDALAFRVLSVYLEQEAPVPPELEAAIFRALAEIPGIRVDQGVPDAVGRHGVGLSYDLAAQRDAGGRLVSRSYVVLDPTTFEFLGRRVENLQDDVLGGEVLARKGTYYATAELASGVVDRPGVTP; this comes from the coding sequence ATGGACGATGACCTGACGTTGCTGAGGGAACTGCGCGCCGACGCCCCCTCGCCGGACGCCGAACGGCTGCGCTCGCTGCGCGCCCGCGTCCTGGAGCCGCGCGGACGGGCATCGCGCGGACGGGCATCGCGCGGACGGGCGTTGCGCGGACGGGCGGCGCGCCCGGGAAGGTGGCGGCCGGGGTTCTGGCTTGCGCCCTCCGCGCTGGCGGTCACGACCGCCGTCGCCGCGGTGCTCGTCGTCGTCACCGCCGGCGGTGACCGCGTGCCCGGGGTCGTCACCGCCGAGCGGACCACGCAGATCGACACCCCGCGGGCCGTGCTGCTGCGGGCCGCGCTGATGGCCGAGCGGCGGCAGGCGGGCGGCACGCCCCGCGACGACCAGTGGATGTACCGGATGGTCACGGTCCAGCAGCCCGGTGACGCCCGCCGTACGGTGCAGGAGTACTGGACCCGTTACGACGGCACCGAGCAGGCCTTCCGCGAGGACGAGGGGCCGATGGAGCGGCACCGGATCGAGCCCGACCCGGACGACGACGACCTGACGCCGAAGCAGTACGCCGCCAGGCTGGCCGCCCTGCCCACCGAGCCCGGCAAGCTGCTGGCCCACGTGCGGGCTGACCGGCACTGGCAGACCAGGCCCGCGGAGAAGGGCGAGGAGCGTCTGGACGCGCTGGCGTTCCGCGTGCTGTCGGTCTACCTCGAACAGGAGGCGCCCGTGCCGCCCGAGCTGGAGGCGGCGATCTTCCGCGCGCTCGCCGAGATCCCGGGCATCCGGGTGGACCAGGGCGTGCCGGACGCGGTGGGCCGGCACGGCGTCGGCCTCTCCTACGACCTCGCCGCCCAGCGTGACGCCGGGGGCCGGCTCGTCTCCCGCTCGTACGTGGTGCTGGACCCCACCACCTTCGAGTTCCTCGGCAGGCGCGTGGAGAACTTGCAGGACGACGTGCTCGGCGGCGAGGTGCTCGCCAGGAAGGGCACCTACTACGCGACCGCCGAGCTGGCGTCGGGCGTCGTGGACCGGCCCGGCGTCACTCCCTGA
- a CDS encoding gas vesicle protein GvpG, producing the protein MSSIFTWPLAPVRGLMRLGELIQEQIDRELRNPAAVRRRLEEIEAARQAGTISEEEEREAVESILRQATGR; encoded by the coding sequence GTGAGCAGCATATTCACCTGGCCGCTGGCACCCGTACGCGGTCTGATGCGGCTGGGCGAGCTGATCCAGGAACAGATCGACCGAGAGCTGCGCAACCCCGCCGCGGTGCGGAGGCGGCTGGAGGAGATCGAGGCGGCCAGGCAGGCCGGGACGATCTCCGAGGAGGAGGAGCGCGAAGCCGTCGAAAGCATTCTGCGGCAGGCGACAGGGAGGTGA
- a CDS encoding gas vesicle protein K, giving the protein MDGLAESLQVDSPRWRIAADPDTVERDLSRLVLTLVELVRQLVERQCVRRMEQGSLTDEQIEVLGVTLMRLEGAMADLCERFDLAPEDLNLDLGPLGTLLPTQ; this is encoded by the coding sequence ATGGACGGACTCGCGGAGAGTCTGCAGGTGGACAGCCCGCGCTGGCGCATCGCCGCCGACCCCGACACGGTCGAGCGCGACCTGTCCCGGCTCGTGCTCACTCTCGTCGAGCTGGTACGGCAGCTCGTGGAACGCCAGTGCGTCCGCCGGATGGAGCAGGGCAGCCTGACGGACGAGCAGATCGAGGTGCTGGGCGTCACCCTGATGCGGCTGGAGGGGGCGATGGCCGACCTGTGCGAGCGCTTCGACCTCGCCCCCGAGGACCTCAACCTCGACCTCGGCCCGCTGGGAACGCTGCTGCCCACGCAGTGA
- a CDS encoding GNAT family N-acetyltransferase, with product MIYLAEGPRVAIRYISMQDFEELAALHEESAQLLARWMPGAPLVTYAEFERYMSRFDGPLNEGFLICLRDTGAIAGRVNVNNIIRGTHQSAMIGYSAYASTTGHGYMTEGLRLLVGYAFGEMKLHRLEANIQPDNAPSLSLIKRVGFQREGYSPNFQFIDGAWRDHERWAVTVEMTGA from the coding sequence GTGATCTATCTTGCCGAAGGGCCGCGAGTGGCCATCCGCTACATCAGCATGCAGGACTTCGAGGAGCTCGCCGCCCTGCACGAGGAGAGCGCGCAGCTCCTCGCCAGGTGGATGCCCGGCGCGCCGCTGGTCACGTACGCGGAGTTCGAGCGGTACATGTCCAGGTTCGACGGGCCGCTGAACGAGGGGTTCCTGATCTGCCTGCGTGACACCGGCGCGATCGCGGGCCGGGTCAACGTCAACAACATCATCCGCGGCACCCACCAGAGCGCGATGATCGGCTACTCCGCCTACGCCTCCACCACCGGGCACGGCTACATGACGGAGGGCCTCAGGCTGCTGGTCGGGTACGCGTTCGGCGAGATGAAGCTGCACCGCCTGGAGGCCAACATCCAGCCTGACAACGCCCCCTCCCTCAGCCTGATCAAGCGCGTCGGCTTCCAGCGCGAGGGGTACTCGCCGAACTTCCAGTTCATCGACGGCGCCTGGCGGGATCACGAGCGCTGGGCCGTCACGGTCGAGATGACCGGCGCGTGA
- a CDS encoding GvpL/GvpF family gas vesicle protein: MGRSTKVSGASVPKQGTRKSQNLGCYVYGIVPADTRLASGQQGLGDPAGKVKLVKHGEIAAVVSDVNVDEPLGRPGDFLAHEGVLDTAVARGPVLPFRFGAVLTNADAVVQELLEPHHDDFLAALGELRGLAEYVVKGRYVEQVVLTEILAESPEAQSLRETIRGKSEDATRNERIRLGEIITASIEAKRDLDTRMLLDGLSGHYTQASLRDPSHEWDAVHVALLAEVDDQKGLERALREFGERWAGRVDLRLLGPMAPYDFVIAQA, translated from the coding sequence ATGGGACGCTCGACGAAGGTCTCCGGAGCCTCCGTGCCCAAGCAGGGCACGCGCAAGAGCCAGAACCTGGGCTGCTACGTCTACGGCATCGTGCCCGCCGACACCCGGCTGGCCTCCGGCCAGCAGGGGCTGGGCGACCCGGCAGGCAAGGTCAAGCTCGTCAAGCACGGCGAGATCGCGGCCGTCGTGAGCGACGTCAACGTGGACGAGCCCCTGGGCCGGCCCGGCGACTTCCTGGCTCACGAGGGAGTGCTCGACACCGCGGTGGCCAGGGGGCCGGTGCTCCCGTTCCGGTTCGGCGCGGTGCTCACCAACGCGGACGCCGTGGTTCAGGAGCTGCTCGAACCGCACCACGACGACTTCCTCGCAGCCCTCGGCGAGCTCAGGGGCCTGGCCGAGTACGTCGTCAAGGGCCGCTACGTCGAGCAGGTCGTGCTCACCGAGATTCTCGCCGAGAGCCCGGAGGCGCAAAGCCTGAGGGAGACCATCAGGGGCAAGTCGGAGGACGCCACGAGGAACGAGCGCATCAGGCTCGGCGAGATCATCACGGCCTCGATCGAGGCCAAGCGCGACCTGGACACCCGCATGCTGCTCGACGGCCTGTCAGGGCACTACACCCAGGCGTCGCTGCGGGACCCGTCCCACGAATGGGACGCCGTGCACGTGGCCCTGCTCGCCGAGGTCGACGACCAGAAGGGCCTGGAACGGGCGTTGCGGGAGTTCGGCGAACGCTGGGCGGGCCGCGTGGACCTGCGGCTGCTCGGCCCGATGGCGCCGTACGACTTCGTCATCGCCCAGGCGTAG
- a CDS encoding DUF6506 family protein → MTKNRVIIYEESGADPRADVLAVGNHHGRTRVRALAEPAQLEPLVAELVGEGVDRIELCGAFGAVWHARARRAASGRAEVGAIYYGFESLTGVASYKQRFEAGEVLSEAFLIVHEGADPGKDRVVRERDGGGRTTLVAVPDETSAAEVAARLAAELQLIELYGGPGPESAAPVIEAVDAAVPVGVTAWAAAFPAGRGRG, encoded by the coding sequence ATGACGAAGAACAGAGTGATCATCTATGAGGAGTCCGGGGCGGATCCCCGGGCCGACGTCCTGGCGGTCGGAAACCACCACGGGCGCACCCGGGTGCGGGCCCTCGCCGAGCCCGCCCAGCTGGAGCCCCTGGTGGCGGAGCTGGTCGGCGAGGGGGTCGATCGCATCGAGCTGTGCGGCGCGTTCGGCGCGGTGTGGCACGCGCGGGCGCGGCGGGCCGCGAGCGGGCGGGCGGAGGTCGGCGCGATCTACTACGGGTTCGAGTCGCTGACCGGCGTGGCGTCGTACAAGCAGCGGTTCGAGGCCGGTGAGGTGCTGTCGGAGGCGTTCCTCATCGTCCACGAGGGGGCCGATCCCGGGAAGGACCGGGTCGTGCGGGAGAGGGACGGCGGCGGCAGGACGACGCTGGTGGCGGTGCCCGACGAGACGTCGGCGGCCGAGGTCGCCGCGCGGCTGGCCGCCGAGCTGCAGCTCATCGAGCTGTACGGCGGGCCGGGGCCCGAGTCGGCGGCGCCCGTCATCGAGGCCGTGGACGCGGCGGTGCCCGTGGGGGTCACTGCGTGGGCAGCAGCGTTCCCAGCGGGCCGAGGTCGAGGTTGA
- a CDS encoding GvpL/GvpF family gas vesicle protein, with the protein MPDLTYLPDLTYLYAVAREPVSSPPGVAGSPVRTVACSGLVAYVSSVPSEQFGEEPLRRSLEDLDWLAETARAHHRVVDAVAAATTTAPVRLVTVYGDEAQVVELLERRAASFTEVLAHVTGRREWGVKAYSSPPEEPAQVGEGRGGGACEGDRQASGRACESDRQAARPGTAYLQRRRATLRGREQARRQALQRADHIHRALTALAAAGYRHRAQDPRLSGRDDVMLLNGAYLVDEARAEEFAALAGRLGGDGVEIRLTGPWAPYSFTVMEPA; encoded by the coding sequence ATGCCTGACCTGACGTACCTGCCTGACCTGACGTACCTGTACGCGGTCGCCCGCGAGCCGGTGTCCAGCCCTCCGGGCGTGGCGGGCAGTCCTGTGCGGACCGTCGCCTGCTCCGGGCTGGTGGCGTACGTGAGCTCGGTGCCGTCCGAGCAGTTCGGCGAGGAGCCGCTGCGGCGCTCCCTGGAGGATCTGGACTGGCTGGCGGAGACGGCCCGCGCGCACCACCGGGTCGTGGATGCCGTGGCGGCGGCCACGACGACCGCGCCGGTCAGGCTCGTCACCGTGTACGGCGACGAAGCACAGGTCGTGGAGCTGCTGGAGCGGCGCGCGGCCTCCTTCACCGAGGTGCTCGCGCACGTCACGGGGCGCCGCGAGTGGGGTGTCAAGGCGTACTCCAGCCCGCCCGAGGAGCCCGCGCAGGTGGGGGAGGGGCGTGGCGGCGGCGCGTGCGAGGGTGACAGGCAGGCGAGCGGCCGGGCGTGCGAGAGTGACAGGCAGGCCGCGCGGCCGGGGACCGCGTACCTGCAGCGCCGCAGGGCCACGCTGCGCGGGCGGGAGCAGGCCCGCAGGCAGGCGCTGCAGCGTGCCGACCACATCCACCGGGCGCTGACCGCGCTCGCCGCCGCCGGGTACCGGCACCGCGCCCAGGATCCGCGCCTGTCGGGCCGCGACGACGTGATGCTGCTGAACGGGGCCTACCTGGTGGACGAGGCCAGGGCCGAGGAGTTCGCCGCGCTGGCGGGGCGGCTCGGCGGCGACGGGGTGGAGATCAGGCTGACCGGCCCCTGGGCACCGTACTCGTTCACGGTCATGGAGCCGGCATGA
- a CDS encoding gas vesicle protein, which yields MDRISPSGPVVRPTYGAGPANREPANLGDILERVLDRGVVIAGDIRVNLLDIELLTIKLRLLIASVETARELGIDWWEHDPYLSGRDRELVAENRRLRRRLSALEGREDADA from the coding sequence ATGGACAGAATCTCACCGTCCGGTCCGGTGGTCCGCCCCACGTACGGCGCGGGCCCCGCGAACCGGGAGCCGGCCAACCTCGGTGACATCCTGGAGCGCGTGCTCGACCGCGGCGTGGTGATCGCCGGCGACATCCGGGTGAACCTGCTGGACATCGAGCTGCTCACGATCAAACTACGGCTCCTCATCGCCTCCGTCGAGACGGCCAGGGAGCTGGGCATCGACTGGTGGGAGCACGACCCCTACCTGTCGGGGCGGGACCGGGAGCTGGTGGCGGAGAACCGCCGCCTGCGCCGCCGCCTGTCCGCCCTCGAAGGGCGGGAGGACGCCGATGCCTGA